In Candidatus Nitronauta litoralis, one DNA window encodes the following:
- a CDS encoding DUF4912 domain-containing protein codes for MEPPPVLKSDPIATDSKNLESDSASALKTENEDTGTPLVQLEDEGDWAEEAKFIVSGQTTQDQTFQERPIILPAAYGSPRLVFLIRDPYWVFAFWEIPPDNAHELLAKLGKSWDQVHWVLRMHSPNKDNASPDATWDTAIDPSAPGWYLHLSPPGTSFQGEIGLCDESGRFVGLTCSNIATLPPDRPSPFVDEQWPITQADHETHYAGLPMALQQMSIKTMNPELIEQWQASRPVSRPNPFEKK; via the coding sequence TTGGAACCCCCGCCTGTTCTCAAATCTGACCCAATCGCTACTGATTCAAAGAATTTGGAATCTGATTCTGCATCGGCCCTGAAAACAGAAAATGAAGATACCGGCACCCCCTTGGTGCAACTAGAGGATGAGGGAGACTGGGCCGAAGAAGCCAAATTCATTGTTTCCGGTCAAACAACCCAGGATCAAACATTCCAGGAGCGTCCGATTATATTACCGGCAGCCTATGGTTCCCCCAGGCTGGTTTTTCTAATCCGTGACCCTTACTGGGTTTTCGCATTCTGGGAGATCCCCCCTGATAACGCACATGAACTATTAGCAAAATTGGGAAAATCCTGGGATCAGGTCCATTGGGTTCTTAGAATGCACTCTCCAAATAAAGACAACGCCTCACCTGACGCAACCTGGGATACAGCAATTGATCCTTCTGCTCCTGGATGGTATTTGCATCTGTCGCCTCCCGGAACTTCATTCCAGGGTGAAATCGGATTGTGCGATGAAAGCGGTCGTTTCGTAGGTTTAACTTGTTCCAACATCGCCACACTACCGCCAGATCGGCCATCTCCTTTTGTGGATGAGCAATGGCCAATCACCCAGGCCGACCATGAAACCCATTATGCCGGTCTGCCGATGGCACTTCAGCAGATGTCGATCAAAACCATGAACCCGGAACTGATCGAACAATGGCAGGCAAGCCGACCTGTCAGTCGCCCCAATCCTTTCGAAAAAAAATAG
- a CDS encoding MBL fold metallo-hydrolase, with product MYKINPICEDGNPLSLSTEGQLRIVFIGVGSAFCKRKRQSNILIIQGDHHVLVDCGTQGPLALNDIGLSVLDVRCYLPTHSHADHVGGFEEIMLMNRYSPDSNGRELPQLIILRDYQDLLWSKSLSGGAEFCEANQGRTLQITDFFDVLRPKTQQIHGRKVWVYQHGPMEIMIMRTRHFPDTAVSVDESQWCSGVFINRRVWISGDTMFDQEYPQRFAEDAEVMFHDCQLFNGGVHASYEELMTLPADIRKKMFLYHFGDNWDQINTWVKPDNSFSGDPQKDGFLGWAQQQIAYDFQ from the coding sequence ATGTATAAAATAAATCCAATTTGCGAAGACGGGAATCCTCTTTCACTTTCCACTGAAGGACAACTCCGGATTGTATTCATTGGAGTGGGGTCCGCCTTCTGCAAACGAAAACGACAATCGAATATCCTGATTATTCAAGGTGATCACCATGTACTGGTTGATTGCGGTACTCAGGGACCACTTGCGCTGAATGACATAGGATTGAGTGTGTTGGATGTCCGTTGTTATTTGCCAACCCACAGTCATGCGGACCACGTTGGCGGTTTCGAAGAGATCATGTTGATGAACCGTTATTCGCCGGACAGTAATGGACGGGAGCTGCCACAATTGATCATCCTTCGTGACTATCAGGATTTGTTGTGGAGCAAAAGCTTATCGGGTGGCGCAGAATTTTGTGAAGCCAATCAGGGCCGGACTTTACAGATCACGGATTTTTTCGATGTTTTACGACCCAAAACCCAGCAGATTCATGGGCGAAAAGTATGGGTTTATCAGCATGGTCCTATGGAAATTATGATCATGCGTACACGGCATTTCCCCGATACGGCCGTGAGTGTTGATGAATCCCAATGGTGTTCCGGAGTGTTCATTAACCGGCGTGTCTGGATTTCCGGAGATACCATGTTTGACCAGGAATACCCTCAGCGATTTGCTGAGGATGCCGAAGTCATGTTTCACGACTGCCAGTTGTTTAATGGAGGGGTCCATGCCTCCTATGAGGAGTTGATGACTCTTCCCGCGGATATTCGAAAAAAGATGTTTCTTTATCATTTTGGGGACAACTGGGATCAAATCAATACCTGGGTAAAACCAGACAATTCCTTTTCTGGTGACCCGCAGAAAGATGGTTTTCTCGGTTGGGCTCAGCAGCAAATAGCATATGATTTTCAATAA
- a CDS encoding DUF898 domain-containing protein, with protein sequence MFRLTPDEARQVLRQVENGQQWKFGHPVSKKQADTAVSYLNSLGFQVRRVSDGSPVKLAAPQKHFPASDEELEVEEEVEAEERRVSRLTDTLEFFFKGDALDLMVLYLKLWVFSLLTLGLYSFWGRTELRRYLLSHLSLGGEPFHYRGTPKGLAATNVKALLVIILAFFFLVWLHRTDPLSSPVFEKLFFGAGLFGLFYLFWRGIGYRLSQTEWQNLKFDFKGTFGHWFGLQIKGWLLFVLSLGLTGPVFWSQAWKYKMEQTTFGGRAFRYTGNWRNLARPWYIGWGVTAVTLGWGAPVWFWSVCEIKKVLWNRTHFDPGRFEFSADGKSSVRLQIENWMILILSLGLGYPSVKKRNLDFTTRHLALVDIKKWNHLLEEIRKDVTRKSRQTFQNFKTP encoded by the coding sequence GTGTTTCGTCTGACACCTGATGAAGCCCGGCAAGTTCTTCGCCAGGTGGAAAACGGCCAGCAGTGGAAGTTTGGACATCCTGTTTCAAAAAAGCAGGCGGACACGGCTGTTTCCTATCTAAATTCGCTGGGTTTTCAGGTCAGGCGTGTCTCTGACGGTTCCCCTGTTAAACTGGCGGCACCTCAAAAACATTTTCCTGCCAGTGACGAAGAGTTGGAGGTAGAGGAAGAGGTCGAGGCAGAAGAAAGAAGGGTGTCCCGATTAACTGATACGTTGGAGTTTTTCTTTAAGGGAGACGCCCTTGACTTGATGGTACTTTATCTGAAGTTGTGGGTGTTCTCGTTGCTCACTCTAGGCCTCTATTCTTTCTGGGGGCGTACAGAATTGCGCCGCTATCTGTTAAGTCACTTGAGTTTGGGAGGGGAACCCTTCCATTACCGCGGAACACCGAAAGGTTTGGCAGCGACGAATGTAAAAGCCTTGCTTGTAATTATCCTGGCGTTCTTTTTTCTGGTCTGGTTACACCGAACCGATCCATTGTCATCTCCAGTGTTTGAAAAGCTGTTTTTTGGAGCGGGACTGTTTGGTCTGTTTTATCTTTTCTGGCGTGGAATAGGTTACCGTTTGTCGCAAACAGAGTGGCAAAATTTAAAATTTGATTTTAAAGGCACTTTTGGCCACTGGTTTGGTCTGCAAATTAAAGGTTGGCTGTTGTTTGTATTGAGCCTGGGGTTGACGGGGCCGGTGTTCTGGAGCCAGGCTTGGAAGTATAAAATGGAGCAAACCACATTTGGTGGAAGGGCCTTCCGCTATACTGGTAACTGGCGAAATCTTGCGCGTCCATGGTATATCGGATGGGGGGTGACAGCAGTCACTCTCGGATGGGGAGCTCCTGTTTGGTTCTGGTCGGTTTGTGAAATAAAAAAAGTTCTTTGGAACCGTACCCATTTCGACCCCGGCAGGTTCGAATTCAGCGCAGACGGAAAATCAAGCGTAAGGCTTCAAATTGAAAATTGGATGATCCTGATTTTGTCACTTGGGCTTGGGTACCCCTCTGTGAAAAAACGCAACCTGGATTTTACAACCCGGCATCTGGCACTTGTGGATATCAAAAAATGGAATCACCTGCTGGAAGAGATCAGGAAAGACGTAACCAGAAAAAGCCGGCAAACGTTCCAGAATTTTAAAACTCCTTAA
- the rfaD gene encoding ADP-glyceromanno-heptose 6-epimerase: MIVVTGGAGFIGSAIAAALNSRGYSDLWIVDVDDHLEKKRNLSALTYERYLSRETFLDEVLKGSLPSTEAIFHLGACSSTTEMDVDFLNRNNVNYTRALAEYCLSNNVRFIYASSAATYGNGDQGYLDDEGRLQEFKPLNPYGQSKHDFDLLARQQGWLDRIVGLKYFNVYGPNEYHKEDMRSMVLKGFQQIRETGRLRLFKSDRPEYTDGGQVRDFLYVKDAVAMTLFFLDQKEKGGVFNIGSGRARSWNDLAKALFDAMELESDIEYFDMPDHIKNQYQYHTEAAMEKLHTAGFQEPCMTLEQGVEDYVRNFLMKNYRRLGEE; this comes from the coding sequence ATGATCGTTGTTACCGGAGGAGCGGGGTTCATTGGAAGTGCAATTGCGGCCGCTTTAAATAGTCGCGGTTATTCGGATTTATGGATCGTCGACGTAGATGATCACCTTGAAAAAAAGCGTAATCTTTCGGCACTCACCTACGAACGCTATCTCAGTCGTGAAACATTTCTGGATGAAGTTTTAAAAGGAAGTTTGCCGAGCACAGAGGCAATCTTTCATTTGGGAGCCTGTTCTTCTACAACCGAGATGGACGTCGATTTTTTAAACCGTAACAACGTCAATTACACCCGGGCTTTGGCGGAGTATTGCCTGAGTAACAACGTACGATTTATTTACGCTTCCAGCGCCGCGACCTATGGGAATGGGGATCAGGGATATCTGGATGATGAAGGGCGATTACAAGAATTCAAACCGCTCAATCCCTATGGTCAGAGTAAACATGATTTTGATCTTCTCGCCAGGCAGCAGGGATGGCTGGATAGAATAGTTGGGTTGAAATATTTTAACGTGTACGGACCGAACGAATATCATAAGGAAGACATGCGCAGTATGGTTTTAAAGGGATTTCAGCAGATCCGGGAAACCGGGCGGTTGAGATTGTTTAAATCGGACAGGCCGGAATACACCGATGGAGGGCAGGTACGGGATTTCCTTTACGTGAAAGACGCCGTGGCCATGACTCTGTTTTTTCTCGATCAAAAAGAGAAAGGTGGGGTTTTCAACATTGGGTCCGGACGAGCGCGTTCCTGGAACGATCTTGCCAAGGCCTTGTTTGATGCCATGGAACTTGAAAGTGATATCGAATATTTTGACATGCCAGACCATATCAAAAACCAGTATCAGTACCATACAGAAGCGGCAATGGAAAAACTCCACACAGCTGGCTTCCAGGAACCTTGCATGACCTTAGAGCAAGGCGTTGAAGATTACGTCCGCAATTTTCTCATGAAAAATTATCGGCGGCTGGGGGAAGAATAA
- a CDS encoding TfoX/Sxy family protein, with protein MPYDKGLAERMEGLIDPRQGLVHKKMFGGIGYMLNGNMTFGIWKDFLILRLGLEGADEVLKDDYTKPMDLTGKVMKGWVMVAPEAIAEEDQLQDYMEQAIQFVSTLPAK; from the coding sequence ATGCCCTATGACAAAGGACTTGCCGAGCGGATGGAAGGTTTGATCGATCCCCGGCAGGGTCTCGTGCACAAGAAAATGTTTGGCGGTATTGGTTACATGCTGAACGGCAACATGACCTTTGGCATTTGGAAAGATTTTTTGATACTGAGGCTGGGGCTGGAAGGTGCGGATGAGGTTTTGAAGGACGACTACACAAAGCCGATGGACCTGACGGGCAAGGTCATGAAGGGCTGGGTTATGGTTGCACCGGAAGCGATTGCCGAGGAGGACCAGCTTCAAGATTATATGGAACAAGCGATCCAATTTGTTTCGACATTGCCGGCAAAATAA
- the rfaE1 gene encoding D-glycero-beta-D-manno-heptose-7-phosphate kinase, with protein MLERTQSFFNDTKKPVILVVGDLILDEYIWGAVSRISPEAPVPILESKSENLALGGAANVANNLIALGCEVLLVGGIGQDEKGERLYNLIRSRGINADGIRPFVHRPTTSKIRLIANNQQMLRIDKEDNRPITEKTETKFIQHINKTLPKVDAVICSDYEKGILTEKIINAIMHRAKNSKKPVIVDPKGTDFTKYSGATAITPNEREVERVAPIKLNSREDLNRSAEYLINLTKAEAILITRGKEGMVLYRKGQKPFEVQTMAREVFDVTGAGDTVISVFGMALAGGYDMEEAAWLANNAAGIVVGKVGTAVVTREEIRRFIEDQQFSNAPSLMPLDEVKKVVSLAKSCGRSVVFTNGCFDIIHGGHIEFLQKAKALGDLLVVGLNSDSSVKSLKGPERPIKSEQERANILAALKYVDYIALFEEDTPENLIREIRPDILVKGNDYKIDEVVGREIVEGYGARVELIPIVKGHSTTGTVEKILENHK; from the coding sequence ATGCTGGAACGAACCCAATCTTTTTTTAATGACACGAAAAAACCAGTCATTCTGGTAGTCGGCGATCTCATCCTGGACGAATACATCTGGGGAGCCGTCTCGCGTATTTCCCCTGAAGCACCGGTACCCATCCTTGAGTCCAAGTCCGAAAACCTGGCTTTGGGAGGCGCTGCCAATGTGGCCAACAATCTCATTGCACTCGGTTGTGAAGTCCTTTTGGTAGGAGGCATTGGTCAGGATGAAAAAGGAGAACGGCTATACAACCTCATTCGCAGTCGAGGCATCAACGCAGATGGAATCAGACCGTTTGTCCACAGACCCACCACTTCAAAAATCCGGCTTATCGCAAACAACCAGCAGATGTTGCGTATAGACAAGGAAGACAACCGGCCTATTACCGAAAAAACGGAAACAAAATTCATTCAACACATCAACAAGACACTGCCGAAAGTCGATGCCGTGATTTGTTCCGATTATGAAAAAGGGATCCTGACGGAAAAAATTATCAATGCCATCATGCATCGCGCAAAAAACTCAAAGAAGCCGGTTATCGTAGACCCCAAGGGAACCGATTTCACCAAGTACAGTGGCGCGACAGCAATCACCCCCAATGAACGCGAAGTCGAACGGGTTGCTCCTATAAAACTGAATTCCCGGGAAGACCTCAACCGCTCTGCCGAATATCTGATCAACCTGACCAAGGCGGAAGCTATTTTAATCACCCGTGGCAAAGAAGGCATGGTGCTGTACCGGAAAGGACAGAAACCTTTCGAAGTGCAAACCATGGCTCGCGAAGTTTTCGATGTCACTGGTGCAGGCGATACCGTTATCAGTGTTTTTGGAATGGCGTTGGCTGGGGGATACGATATGGAAGAAGCGGCCTGGCTGGCCAACAACGCCGCAGGCATCGTGGTGGGAAAAGTCGGCACCGCGGTGGTCACCCGGGAAGAAATTCGAAGGTTTATCGAAGACCAGCAATTCAGTAACGCGCCTTCCCTGATGCCGTTGGACGAAGTCAAAAAGGTGGTGAGTCTTGCTAAAAGTTGCGGACGATCGGTTGTATTCACCAATGGTTGTTTCGATATTATCCACGGCGGGCATATCGAGTTTTTACAAAAAGCCAAAGCCCTCGGCGACCTCCTGGTGGTCGGCCTGAACAGCGACAGTTCGGTAAAATCACTAAAGGGCCCCGAACGGCCTATTAAATCCGAACAAGAACGAGCCAATATATTAGCGGCACTCAAGTATGTTGATTACATCGCCTTATTTGAAGAAGACACTCCCGAAAACCTGATTCGGGAGATCCGTCCAGATATTCTGGTGAAGGGCAACGATTATAAAATAGATGAAGTTGTTGGTCGAGAGATCGTTGAAGGTTACGGTGCCCGCGTGGAATTAATTCCAATCGTCAAAGGCCATTCGACCACCGGAACTGTTGAAAAGATTTTGGAAAACCATAAATAA
- a CDS encoding JAB domain-containing protein: protein MADPKAKSIKNWPEDERPRERLIKYGCNGLSDAQLIGVVISTGDQSSKKNAVDLGRDLLQKFGNFYNIDTATVPEISSVKGFGNAKAAQVKAALEMGKRMMSQKGSASRKKMKSSRDFFEQFGPFMRNLKKEVVKVVLLNPKLHVIKDLTISEGSVNQSIVHPREVMVPAIKESASSIVLLHNHPSGDPVPSAADIEITHRVNKTGEIIGIKLLDHIIIGHDDFYSFADEGLL, encoded by the coding sequence ATGGCCGATCCCAAAGCAAAATCGATCAAAAACTGGCCGGAAGATGAACGGCCGCGCGAGCGTCTCATCAAATATGGCTGCAACGGCCTTTCGGACGCGCAATTGATCGGCGTAGTGATCAGCACAGGCGACCAGAGTTCTAAAAAGAACGCTGTGGATCTGGGACGTGACCTGCTGCAAAAATTCGGAAACTTTTATAATATTGACACGGCAACTGTACCGGAAATCAGCTCCGTAAAAGGGTTTGGCAACGCCAAGGCGGCCCAGGTAAAAGCAGCACTGGAAATGGGCAAGCGCATGATGTCCCAGAAAGGCAGTGCCAGCCGAAAAAAAATGAAATCGAGCCGGGACTTTTTTGAACAATTCGGGCCTTTCATGCGTAATCTCAAAAAAGAAGTCGTGAAGGTTGTGCTGCTGAATCCAAAACTGCATGTCATTAAAGACCTCACCATTTCTGAAGGCAGTGTCAATCAAAGTATTGTTCATCCCCGGGAGGTGATGGTCCCGGCGATCAAGGAATCTGCATCGTCCATTGTATTGCTGCACAATCACCCCAGCGGCGACCCGGTCCCGAGTGCAGCGGATATTGAAATCACGCATCGCGTTAATAAAACCGGTGAGATCATCGGGATTAAACTTCTCGACCACATCATCATCGGCCACGACGACTTTTACAGTTTTGCCGATGAAGGGCTCCTTTAA
- a CDS encoding SDR family oxidoreductase, whose protein sequence is MPRSLVTGGAGFVGSHLCEYLLDKGHEVICMDNLITGTEDNIAHIKNDTFQFINHDITEPIELEGDLDYLYQFASPASPIDYLQLPIETIRVGSVGTENCLQLARNKNAAFLMASTSEVYGDPVVHPQTESYWGNVNPIGPRSVYDEPKRFSEAITMAYHRTYGVDTRIVRIFNTYGPRMRTNDGRAIPAFMSQALRGESITVFGTGSQTRSFCFVSDLVEGLYRLMMSGYHYPVNIGNPAEMTLLSMAEKVLQVTGSKSTIEFKPLPEDDPKQRRPDISLAREKLDWQPTVELETGLKETLDYFRQQLGFPAT, encoded by the coding sequence ATGCCAAGATCATTAGTCACTGGAGGAGCGGGCTTTGTAGGATCACATCTGTGCGAATATTTGCTCGATAAAGGGCATGAGGTGATCTGCATGGACAACCTCATCACCGGGACCGAAGACAACATCGCTCATATAAAAAACGACACATTCCAGTTCATCAACCACGACATCACAGAACCCATCGAATTGGAAGGCGACCTGGATTACCTGTACCAGTTTGCATCCCCCGCCAGCCCGATCGACTATTTACAACTGCCTATCGAGACCATCCGGGTCGGCTCGGTCGGAACCGAAAACTGCCTGCAGCTCGCCCGCAATAAAAACGCGGCGTTTCTTATGGCGTCGACCTCAGAAGTGTATGGAGATCCTGTTGTACACCCGCAAACCGAGAGTTACTGGGGCAATGTAAACCCTATTGGACCACGCAGCGTTTACGATGAACCCAAACGTTTTTCTGAAGCCATCACCATGGCCTATCATCGAACCTATGGAGTGGATACACGCATCGTCCGCATCTTCAACACCTATGGGCCCCGCATGCGGACGAATGACGGACGCGCCATTCCCGCGTTCATGTCCCAGGCGTTAAGAGGCGAATCCATTACCGTGTTTGGCACCGGCAGCCAGACTCGAAGTTTCTGCTTTGTATCCGACCTGGTCGAGGGTCTCTATCGACTGATGATGTCCGGGTATCACTACCCGGTCAACATCGGCAACCCTGCGGAAATGACCTTACTCTCGATGGCGGAGAAAGTTTTGCAAGTCACCGGGAGCAAGAGTACAATCGAGTTCAAACCGTTGCCGGAGGATGATCCGAAACAGCGTCGGCCCGATATTTCCCTTGCCCGCGAAAAACTCGACTGGCAACCCACTGTCGAACTCGAAACCGGACTTAAGGAAACCCTGGATTACTTCAGGCAACAACTCGGGTTTCCTGCCACTTGA
- a CDS encoding methionyl-tRNA formyltransferase: protein MNLVFMGTPDFALPTLKRLHESRHQVSAVVTQPDKPKGRGRSVVPTPVKAYALDQGLTVWQPAKASSPEFIDQVATLNPDVMVVIAYGQILKQALLDVPKQFCMNIHASLLPKYRGAAPINWAIINGDAETGVTTMKMDAGMDTGDMLLKSSMTIEPHHTAKDLHDALSEMGGELALATLDRLEAGELVPEPQDNSLATLAPKMKKEDGLIDWNQTAEVLHNRVRGLEPWPGSYTFLGNKRWRLGKTETGTGTTSDAPGEIVRVTDYGIEVGTGGGRLILKEIQPEGKKRMDVKSFLAGHPVQPGTRLGSSPENEPELKRKS, encoded by the coding sequence ATGAACCTGGTCTTTATGGGGACACCCGACTTTGCCCTGCCAACTCTCAAGCGATTGCATGAGTCCCGGCATCAGGTTTCTGCAGTGGTCACCCAGCCGGACAAACCCAAAGGCCGGGGACGATCGGTTGTGCCGACACCTGTCAAGGCTTACGCTCTGGACCAGGGACTTACTGTATGGCAGCCTGCAAAAGCCAGTTCCCCGGAGTTCATCGACCAGGTCGCCACACTCAATCCGGATGTTATGGTCGTGATCGCCTACGGACAGATTTTAAAGCAGGCTTTGCTGGATGTTCCGAAACAGTTCTGCATGAACATTCACGCTTCATTGCTCCCCAAATACCGTGGTGCTGCCCCCATCAACTGGGCGATCATCAACGGGGATGCTGAAACCGGGGTGACCACTATGAAAATGGATGCCGGGATGGATACCGGAGACATGCTGTTAAAATCCAGCATGACCATCGAACCCCACCACACGGCGAAAGATCTGCACGATGCTTTGTCTGAAATGGGCGGTGAACTGGCCCTGGCCACTCTGGACCGACTTGAAGCGGGGGAGCTGGTACCGGAACCGCAAGACAATAGTCTGGCTACGCTGGCACCAAAGATGAAGAAAGAAGATGGTCTGATCGACTGGAATCAAACTGCTGAAGTCCTACACAATAGGGTACGCGGACTGGAACCCTGGCCGGGCAGCTACACTTTTCTTGGAAATAAACGATGGCGTCTCGGTAAAACGGAAACAGGAACGGGCACAACATCGGATGCGCCCGGCGAAATTGTCCGCGTTACAGACTATGGAATTGAAGTCGGCACCGGAGGCGGGCGCTTGATACTGAAAGAAATTCAGCCGGAAGGTAAAAAAAGAATGGATGTCAAAAGTTTCCTTGCCGGCCATCCCGTACAACCGGGAACGCGACTGGGCTCCAGCCCGGAGAATGAACCTGAATTAAAAAGGAAATCTTAA
- the def gene encoding peptide deformylase yields the protein MAILPVRHCLDPVLRKKCDEIQNINQGLVDLSEDMIETMYDSRGVGLAANQVGVSERLIAVDLGYKTQEEPEQHEPRIIVNPIITSMEEEQIGQEGCLSIPEIFANIKRAQRVEVKGVDLDGKDVRLEVEGYLARAFQHELDHLNGKLFWDMLGRVKRDILKRKFKKWLKENE from the coding sequence ATGGCCATTTTGCCCGTACGACATTGTTTAGACCCTGTTCTCAGGAAAAAGTGTGACGAAATTCAGAATATTAACCAGGGGCTGGTCGATCTTTCCGAAGATATGATCGAGACCATGTACGACTCCCGTGGTGTTGGGCTTGCCGCCAACCAGGTCGGGGTTTCGGAACGACTGATTGCCGTTGACCTGGGTTATAAAACGCAAGAAGAACCGGAACAGCACGAACCCCGCATCATTGTTAATCCGATCATCACTTCCATGGAAGAAGAACAGATTGGGCAGGAAGGATGTCTCAGCATTCCCGAGATTTTTGCAAACATCAAAAGGGCCCAGCGGGTGGAAGTCAAAGGCGTGGATCTCGACGGTAAAGATGTGAGGCTCGAAGTCGAAGGGTATCTCGCTCGCGCCTTCCAGCATGAGCTCGATCATCTCAATGGAAAATTGTTCTGGGATATGCTGGGCCGGGTCAAACGCGATATTCTCAAACGCAAATTCAAGAAATGGCTTAAAGAAAACGAATGA
- a CDS encoding SRPBCC domain-containing protein, which translates to MDSYSFTLKLNAGPSTVYAALATHAGLTGWWTEDCEIDPTPGGLATFRFGKTHKTFRIESLTPDREVVWVCTEQYHHLPGLLKKTDEWVGTSIKFSLAPDGDNGTELTFRHDGLIPGLECYGICVAGWDHFLGNSLKHYVETGKGDPFNSRYPYSD; encoded by the coding sequence ATGGACAGCTACTCCTTCACACTAAAATTGAATGCCGGACCATCCACGGTTTATGCCGCGCTGGCAACGCATGCCGGCCTCACCGGCTGGTGGACGGAAGACTGCGAAATCGACCCGACCCCGGGCGGGCTGGCCACGTTCCGTTTTGGCAAAACCCACAAAACCTTCCGTATCGAATCCTTAACACCGGACCGGGAAGTCGTCTGGGTGTGCACCGAACAGTACCATCACCTGCCGGGTCTTCTGAAAAAAACCGACGAATGGGTCGGCACCTCCATCAAATTCTCGCTTGCACCTGATGGCGACAACGGCACCGAACTGACTTTCCGCCATGACGGCTTGATCCCCGGCCTGGAATGCTACGGAATCTGTGTCGCGGGTTGGGACCACTTCCTCGGCAACAGTCTCAAACACTACGTCGAAACCGGCAAGGGAGACCCGTTCAACAGCCGTTACCCCTACTCCGATTGA
- a CDS encoding PD-(D/E)XK nuclease family protein produces MIDPSGSESINFLKIDQYLELIKKQQPSFNIFEILKVETNENIHSNFLAWIFNPELHKNEDGSNIFLLALVKKLEIKVEVPMQGAVCREYCFPNGKRIDLIISLGKIIIFIENKIQDWERPDQLESYKISAKTDSKFKNENLTHYFLFLTPWGTKAGGWGWKEISYFQISEIIKSQINSLNDEFIRGIIESYIHTIEVKVLSDHDIKRKFLKRYIAEPQELNKFKEIIKYIPPESIYKDLKDSLGSYLWQQNEDWGNNQFYVEAAFKALNIYGDSGWTILYNRQKEQKIYWSFSFDCGGDGDIMLTFKLITHQDWCPPISAGDMKHFENLAQQLKNVLENDFVFKAQIMDGSYPEISFSKKLAKDDVLKKEYPVLIEDLGNYILKFFIPSLKVIIDEEWLEE; encoded by the coding sequence ATGATCGACCCTTCCGGGAGTGAATCAATTAATTTTCTGAAAATTGACCAATATCTTGAGCTGATTAAAAAACAACAACCCTCTTTTAACATCTTTGAAATTTTAAAGGTAGAAACTAATGAAAACATCCATAGCAACTTTCTTGCATGGATTTTCAACCCTGAATTGCATAAAAATGAAGATGGAAGTAATATTTTTCTATTAGCATTAGTTAAAAAGCTGGAAATTAAAGTTGAAGTGCCGATGCAGGGGGCAGTTTGCCGAGAGTACTGTTTCCCAAACGGTAAACGAATAGACCTGATTATTTCCTTGGGAAAAATAATTATATTTATTGAAAATAAGATACAGGATTGGGAAAGACCAGATCAACTCGAAAGTTATAAAATTTCTGCCAAAACTGACTCTAAGTTTAAAAATGAAAACTTGACACATTATTTCCTTTTTTTAACGCCATGGGGTACTAAAGCTGGGGGTTGGGGTTGGAAGGAAATATCTTATTTTCAAATTTCTGAAATTATCAAATCGCAGATTAATTCACTAAACGATGAGTTCATTAGGGGAATTATTGAATCCTACATCCATACAATCGAGGTCAAAGTGTTAAGTGACCATGACATAAAAAGAAAATTCTTAAAACGCTACATTGCTGAACCGCAGGAACTAAATAAGTTTAAGGAAATCATTAAATACATACCACCCGAGTCAATATATAAGGATTTAAAAGACAGCCTGGGAAGTTACCTTTGGCAGCAAAATGAAGATTGGGGAAATAATCAATTTTACGTTGAGGCAGCATTTAAGGCACTCAATATTTATGGAGATTCAGGTTGGACAATACTTTATAATCGCCAAAAAGAACAAAAAATATACTGGTCATTTTCTTTTGACTGTGGAGGCGACGGCGATATTATGCTCACCTTTAAACTAATTACCCACCAAGATTGGTGTCCACCTATTAGTGCCGGAGATATGAAACATTTTGAAAACCTTGCCCAACAGCTAAAAAACGTTTTAGAAAACGATTTTGTTTTTAAGGCTCAAATTATGGATGGAAGCTATCCAGAAATTTCTTTTTCTAAGAAATTAGCCAAAGATGATGTGCTTAAAAAAGAATATCCTGTCCTTATCGAAGATTTAGGTAACTATATCTTAAAGTTTTTCATTCCCTCCTTAAAAGTAATTATCGATGAAGAATGGCTTGAAGAATGA